The following are from one region of the Sorghum bicolor cultivar BTx623 chromosome 2, Sorghum_bicolor_NCBIv3, whole genome shotgun sequence genome:
- the LOC8081708 gene encoding cysteine-rich receptor-like protein kinase 6 → MAMAAHHHHLRPYLATATALFLAFTSAPLDAGDPLGQFCGTGFNYTLNSTYQGNIQRLAATLPRNTSASPTLFAKDTVGAVPDIVYALALCRGDTNASACSDCVATAFQDAQQLCAYNKDATVFYDPCLLRFSNQNFIASPSNSDDKVLILMNTQNVTAPFKVFDAAVAVLLNATAAYAAANSSKRFGTGVERFQTFDSKNPTIYGLAQCTPDMSPADCRRCLSGIIQMAPKYFNGKPGGRILGLRCNYRYEQYSFFTSTPLLQLPEPTVGAPAPAPAVVNGTPTVPTNGGARGTTGKKTGRVLAIALPIVAAAILATIVLCSCLWRRKRKPGKSTLPDTTNPEDIQSIDSLIIDISTLRAATENFDEANKLGEGGFGSVYKGILPDDQEIAVKRLSQTSRQGMEELKNELVLVAKLQHKNLVRLVGVCLEDHEKLLVYEYMPNKSLDTILFNHERCGELDWGKRFKIVNGIARGLQYLHEDSQVKIIHRDLKASNVLLDYDFNPKISDFGLARLFGSDQSQDVTNRVVGTYGYMAPEYAMRGHYSIKSDVFSFGVLILEIVTGRRNGGSYSSDEYADLLSLVWEHWTTGTLIDIMDSSLSSLAPRDQMLKCIHIGLLCVQDDPADRPMMSTVNVMLSSSTVTLQAPSRPAFCIPKSGFSEMNSEGYPPGASQSASRSPMSLNDVSITELEPR, encoded by the exons ATGGCCATGGCTGCGCACCATCACCACCTGCGCCCCTACCTCGCCACTGCCACCGCGCTCTTCCTCGCATTCACCTCCGCGCCTCTCGACGCCGGGGACCCGCTGGGCCAGTTCTGCGGTACCGGCTTCAACTACACGCTCAACAGCACCTACCAGGGCAACATCCAGCGCCTCGCCGCCACGCTGCCCCGGAACACCTCCGCCTCCCCGACGCTCTTCGCCAAGGACACCGTCGGCGCGGTCCCGGACATCGTCTATGCGCTCGCGCTCTGCCGCGGGGACACCAACGCCTCCGCCTGCAGCGACTGCGTCGCCACCGCGTTCCAGGACGCGCAGCAGCTGTGCGCCTACAACAAGGACGCCACCGTCTTCTACGACCCCTGCCTCCTCCGCTTCTCCAACCAGAACTTCATCGCCTCGCCCTCCAACAGCGACGACAAGGTGCTCATCCTCATGAACACGCAGAACGTCACCGCGCCGTTCAAGGTGTTcgacgccgccgtcgccgtgctCCTCAACGCCACCGCCGCCTACGCGGCCGCCAATTCGTCCAAGAGGTTCGGCACCGGGGTGGAGCGGTTCCAGACCTTCGACAGCAAGAACCCGACCATTTACGGTCTGGCGCAGTGCACGCCGGACATGTCGCCGGCCGACTGCCGGAGGTGCCTCTCGGGTATTATTCAGATGGCCCCCAAGTATTTCAACGGCAAGCCGGGTGGCAGGATTCTTGGTCTGCGGTGCAATTACAGGTATGAGCAGTACTCGTTCTTCACAAGCACCCCGCTGCTTCAGCTGCCGGAGCCTACCGTGGGGGCGccggcgcccgcgcccgcggtgGTGAACGGAACGCCAACGGTGCCGACGAACGGAGGAGCACGAG GAACAACAGGAAAAAAAACTGGTAGAGTTTTAGCCATTGCACTGCCTATAGTTGCTGCTGCAATACTAGCTACTATAGTACTTTGTTCATGCCtctggaggaggaagaggaaacCAGGGAAGTCAACACTACCAG ATACAACTAACCCAGAGGACATACAAAGTATTGATTCTCTCATTATTGATATATCAACTTTGCGAGCTGCAACAGAAAACTTTGATGAAGCCAATAAGCTCGGTGAAGGAGGTTTTGGTTCAGTATATAAG GGAATCCTCCCTGATGACCAGGAAATAGCAGTGAAAAGGCTCTCACAGACTTCTAGACAAGGGATGGAGGAGCTCAAAAATGAGCTTGTATTGGTTGCTAAGCTGCAACACAAGAATTTAGTGAGGCTTGTTGGGGTTTGCTTGGAGGACCATGAAAAATTGCTTGTCTATGAATACATGCCCAACAAAAGCCTTGACACTATTCTATTCA ATCATGAGAGATGTGGTGAGCTAGATTGGGGGAAGAGGTTTAAGATAGTTAATGGGATTGCCCGTGGCTTGCAGTATCTTCATGAAGATTCTCAAGTGAAGATAATCCACCGGGATCTTAAAGCGAGCAATGTTTTATTAGACTATGACTTCAATCCTAAGATCTCAGATTTTGGCTTAGCAAGGTTATTTGGAAGTGACCAATCACAAGATGTCACCAATCGCGTCGTCGGAACCTA TGGATACATGGCCCCTGAGTACGCCATGCGTGGGCATTACTCTATCAAGTCGGACGTGTTCAGCTTCGGTGTTTTGATCCTAGAAATCGTCACCGGAAGAAGAAATGGTGGCTCCTATAGCTCTGATGAATATGCTGATCTCCTTAGTTTG GTGTGGGAGCACTGGACGACAGGAACATTGATAGACATCATGGATTCATCCTTGAGCAGCCTTGCTCCGCGAGACCAGATGTTGAAGTGTATCCACATCGGGCTCCTTTGTGTTCAAGATGACCCCGCAGATAGGCCGATGATGTCAACAGTGAATGTCATGCTTAGTAGTAGTACGGTGACCCTCCAAGCTCCATCTAGACCGGCGTTTTGCATCCCAAAGAGTGGCTTCTCAGAGATGAACTCAGAAGGGTACCCGCCAGGAGCTTCACAGTCCGCGAGCAGATCGCCTATGTCGCTGAATGACGTTTCAATCACTGAGCTTGAGCCCAGATGA